The following proteins are encoded in a genomic region of Oceanisphaera profunda:
- the gltB gene encoding glutamate synthase large subunit produces MSLYDPTLEKDNCGFGLIAHIEGDASHKLVRLAISALDRMQHRGGIAADGKTGDGCGLLMQKPDSFFRAVAKDKNWQLGRKYAVGMMFLNPDPVLAEQCRRIVNEELEKETLSLVGWREVPINTQVLGEIAMASLPRIEQVFINAPTGWVEKDIERRLYIMRRRIEKRISDEYFYVVSLSNLVMTYKGLCMPADLPRFYLDLADIRLQSAICVFHQRFSTNTQPRWPLAQPFRFLAHNGEINTIGGNRRWAQARAYKFGSPLLPDLKEAAPFVNTDGSDSSSLDNMLELFLAGGMDLFRAMRMLIPPAWQKNTAMDQDLRAFYDFNSMHMEPWDGPAGIVMSDGRFAACALDRNGLRPARFVRTKDGFITLASEIGIWDYTPDEVIEKGRVGPGELFVVDTAQGKIWTSFEIDDDLKCRHPYQEWMAKHKHRLTRFEDLPDDLAGQSQLNVDTLRTYQKLFGYSMEELEQVIRVMGENGQEAVGSMGDDTPMAVLSSKPRSLYDYFRQMFAQVTNPPIDSLRENHVMSLTTLIGREQNVFNETHGHAHRVQFESPILLYSDFDQLMSLDQTHHKHTVLDLNFDPAEGLQAAITRLCNNAKAAAETGSVLLVLSDRNISKDTLPIPAAMAAGAVQRTLVEHNLRCDSNIIVETASTRDPHQFAVLLGFGVTAIYPYLAYETLARMVEDGVLKMPLREALLNFRNAINKGLYKVMSKMGISTIASYRYSQLFEAIGLHQEVTELCFKGVTSRVQGASFEDFQQDLFNLSRVAWIARKPLNQGGLLKYVHDGEYHSYNPDVVTTLQTAVRSGNYADYQVYAKLVNERPVATLRDLLALKVNGSGIPLEQVEPASELFPRFDSAAMSIGALGPEAHESLAIAMNRLGGKSNSGEGGEDARRFNTLKNSKIKQVASGRFGVTPHYLMNAEVIQIKIAQGAKPGEGGQLPGHKVTAEIAKLRYAVPGVTLISPPPHHDIYSIEDLAQLIFDIKQINPRCLVSVKLVSEPGVGTIATGVAKAYADLITISGYDGGTGASPLSSVKYAGSPWELGLAETQQALVANGLRHKIRLQVDGGLKTGLDIVKAAILGAESFGFGTGPMVALGCKYLRICHLNNCATGVATQDEKLRRDHFLGLPEMVEHYFKFIAEETRELMAQLGVSQLTDLIGRTDLLEILPGLTAKQQKLDLSGIIAKPQPKSGLGVFCQEANPNVDKGALNLQITQDTLSAVETSSGGDFYYSIRNTDRSVGARLSGEIAQRHGNQGMAADPIRIHLDGTAGQSFGVWNAGGLEMILTGDANDYVGKGMTGGKLVIKSHVGVAFASHEATLVGNTCLYGATGGHLYVAGRAGERFAVRNSGTLAVVEGVGDNGCEYMTSGIVTVLGSTGVNFAAGMTGGFAYVLDEANDFELKTNFELVELLELGDLMIHQEHLRGIITQHLQETGSQRAQQILANFGHYLPMFKLVKPKSSDVTSLLGHQSRSTAELRVHAQ; encoded by the coding sequence ATGTCTCTTTATGACCCCACGCTTGAAAAGGATAACTGTGGTTTTGGCCTGATCGCTCATATAGAGGGTGATGCCAGCCATAAGCTGGTTCGGCTTGCTATTTCGGCGCTCGATCGCATGCAGCATAGAGGCGGTATTGCCGCCGATGGTAAAACCGGCGACGGTTGCGGCCTGTTAATGCAAAAGCCCGATAGTTTCTTTCGCGCCGTCGCCAAAGACAAAAACTGGCAGCTGGGTCGTAAATATGCAGTGGGCATGATGTTTCTTAATCCAGACCCAGTGCTGGCCGAGCAATGTCGACGCATCGTTAATGAAGAACTGGAAAAAGAAACCTTAAGCCTAGTGGGTTGGCGAGAAGTGCCGATTAACACTCAGGTGCTGGGCGAGATTGCCATGGCATCCTTGCCCCGTATCGAGCAGGTATTTATTAACGCGCCCACCGGCTGGGTAGAAAAAGACATTGAACGTCGCCTCTATATCATGCGTCGGCGTATTGAAAAGCGCATTAGTGACGAGTACTTCTATGTGGTCAGCCTGTCTAATCTGGTGATGACCTACAAGGGCCTGTGCATGCCCGCCGACTTGCCCCGCTTTTATTTAGACCTTGCAGACATCCGCCTGCAATCGGCCATTTGTGTGTTTCACCAGCGCTTCTCCACTAATACTCAACCGCGCTGGCCGCTGGCTCAGCCGTTCCGCTTTCTGGCTCATAACGGCGAAATCAACACCATAGGCGGTAACCGCCGTTGGGCTCAGGCGCGCGCCTACAAGTTTGGCTCGCCATTACTGCCAGACCTCAAAGAAGCCGCACCTTTCGTCAATACCGATGGTTCTGACTCCTCCAGCCTAGACAACATGTTAGAGCTGTTCTTGGCCGGTGGCATGGACTTGTTCCGGGCCATGCGCATGCTGATCCCACCCGCTTGGCAAAAAAATACCGCCATGGATCAAGACTTGCGCGCCTTCTACGATTTTAACTCCATGCATATGGAGCCCTGGGATGGCCCTGCCGGCATAGTGATGTCTGACGGTCGCTTCGCCGCCTGCGCTCTGGATCGCAATGGCCTGCGCCCGGCGCGTTTTGTGCGCACCAAAGACGGCTTTATTACGTTGGCCTCGGAAATCGGCATCTGGGACTACACCCCAGACGAGGTCATTGAAAAAGGCCGCGTGGGCCCGGGCGAGCTATTCGTGGTCGATACCGCTCAAGGCAAGATCTGGACCAGCTTCGAGATTGATGACGACCTTAAGTGTCGCCACCCTTATCAAGAGTGGATGGCCAAGCACAAACACCGCCTCACCCGCTTCGAGGATTTACCCGACGATCTGGCAGGCCAGAGTCAACTGAACGTCGATACCCTGCGCACTTATCAAAAGTTATTCGGCTACTCGATGGAAGAGCTAGAGCAGGTGATCCGAGTGATGGGCGAAAACGGCCAAGAAGCGGTCGGTTCCATGGGTGATGATACCCCCATGGCGGTGTTATCTAGTAAGCCGCGCTCTCTGTATGACTACTTTCGTCAAATGTTTGCCCAAGTAACCAACCCGCCTATCGACTCGTTGCGGGAAAATCACGTTATGTCGCTGACCACCTTGATCGGTCGCGAGCAAAACGTCTTTAACGAAACCCATGGTCACGCTCATAGAGTGCAGTTTGAATCACCAATTTTGCTGTATTCCGACTTTGATCAGCTAATGAGCTTGGATCAAACCCACCATAAGCACACAGTGCTGGATCTGAATTTTGATCCCGCAGAAGGTTTGCAAGCCGCCATTACCCGCCTGTGTAACAACGCCAAGGCCGCCGCTGAAACCGGTAGCGTATTGCTGGTGCTGAGCGATCGTAATATCAGTAAAGACACCTTGCCGATACCCGCTGCCATGGCCGCCGGTGCCGTGCAGCGCACGCTGGTCGAACACAACCTGCGTTGTGACTCCAACATCATAGTAGAAACCGCCAGCACCCGAGACCCGCATCAGTTTGCGGTGTTGCTTGGGTTTGGCGTCACCGCCATCTATCCCTATTTAGCTTATGAAACGCTGGCGCGCATGGTGGAAGACGGCGTGCTCAAGATGCCGCTGCGCGAGGCGCTGCTTAACTTTCGCAACGCCATTAATAAGGGCCTGTACAAAGTCATGTCCAAGATGGGCATCAGCACTATTGCCTCTTATCGTTACTCCCAGCTGTTTGAAGCCATAGGCCTGCATCAGGAAGTGACTGAGCTGTGCTTTAAAGGGGTGACCAGCCGCGTGCAAGGCGCTTCTTTCGAGGACTTTCAGCAAGATTTATTCAACTTGAGCCGAGTAGCCTGGATTGCCCGCAAGCCCCTTAATCAGGGAGGGCTGCTCAAGTATGTGCACGATGGCGAGTACCACAGCTATAACCCAGATGTGGTCACCACCCTGCAAACCGCAGTGCGCTCTGGCAATTATGCAGATTATCAGGTGTACGCCAAGCTGGTGAATGAACGCCCGGTGGCCACGCTGCGCGACTTGCTGGCGCTTAAAGTAAATGGCTCTGGCATACCACTGGAGCAAGTAGAGCCGGCCAGTGAGCTTTTCCCCCGCTTCGACAGTGCGGCTATGTCCATCGGCGCCTTGGGCCCAGAGGCTCATGAGTCATTGGCCATTGCCATGAACCGTCTCGGTGGTAAGAGTAACTCCGGCGAGGGCGGTGAAGACGCGCGGCGCTTTAATACCTTGAAGAACTCCAAGATCAAACAGGTGGCTTCCGGTCGCTTTGGAGTTACGCCTCACTACTTGATGAACGCCGAAGTGATTCAGATCAAAATAGCTCAGGGTGCCAAGCCCGGCGAAGGCGGCCAGCTGCCCGGCCACAAGGTGACCGCCGAAATTGCCAAGCTGCGCTATGCAGTACCCGGCGTGACGCTGATTTCACCGCCGCCACACCACGATATTTATTCCATTGAGGATTTGGCCCAGCTGATCTTCGATATCAAGCAAATTAATCCCCGCTGCTTGGTATCGGTCAAGCTGGTGTCCGAGCCCGGTGTCGGCACTATTGCCACCGGTGTGGCCAAGGCCTATGCGGACTTGATCACCATCTCCGGTTACGATGGCGGCACGGGCGCCAGTCCACTGTCTTCGGTCAAGTATGCCGGCTCCCCTTGGGAGCTAGGGCTGGCCGAAACCCAGCAAGCGCTGGTGGCTAACGGCCTGCGCCACAAGATACGACTGCAGGTAGACGGCGGCCTAAAAACCGGTCTGGATATCGTTAAGGCGGCGATTTTGGGGGCCGAGAGCTTCGGTTTTGGTACCGGCCCTATGGTGGCATTAGGTTGCAAGTATCTGCGTATTTGCCACCTGAATAACTGCGCCACCGGCGTGGCCACTCAGGATGAAAAACTGCGCCGCGACCACTTCCTTGGCCTGCCCGAGATGGTAGAGCACTACTTTAAGTTTATTGCCGAAGAAACCCGCGAGCTAATGGCACAACTGGGCGTATCACAGTTGACGGATTTGATTGGCCGTACCGATCTACTGGAAATACTGCCGGGCCTGACCGCCAAACAGCAGAAACTGGACTTGTCCGGCATCATTGCCAAACCCCAACCTAAGTCAGGCTTGGGCGTGTTTTGTCAGGAAGCTAACCCCAATGTCGACAAGGGCGCGCTTAATCTGCAGATCACTCAAGACACCCTAAGTGCGGTGGAAACCAGCAGCGGTGGCGATTTTTATTACTCCATTCGTAATACCGACCGCTCGGTGGGCGCCCGCCTGTCTGGCGAAATCGCCCAGCGGCACGGTAACCAAGGCATGGCGGCAGATCCGATTCGTATCCACTTAGATGGTACCGCCGGCCAAAGTTTTGGGGTTTGGAACGCCGGCGGTCTGGAGATGATCCTCACCGGTGATGCCAACGATTACGTCGGCAAAGGCATGACCGGCGGCAAACTGGTGATCAAGTCTCATGTGGGCGTGGCATTCGCCTCCCATGAGGCCACTTTGGTGGGTAACACTTGCCTATATGGCGCCACCGGCGGCCATCTGTACGTGGCGGGCCGTGCCGGTGAACGATTCGCGGTGCGTAACTCCGGCACCCTAGCCGTGGTGGAAGGCGTAGGCGACAACGGTTGCGAATACATGACCAGCGGCATAGTGACAGTGCTGGGCTCTACCGGCGTTAACTTTGCTGCCGGCATGACCGGCGGCTTTGCCTATGTGCTGGATGAAGCGAACGACTTCGAGCTGAAAACCAACTTTGAGCTGGTGGAATTGCTGGAGCTGGGTGATTTGATGATCCACCAAGAACATCTGCGCGGAATTATCACCCAGCATCTGCAAGAAACCGGCAGTCAAAGAGCACAGCAGATCTTGGCCAATTTCGGTCATTATTTGCCCATGTTCAAGTTGGTTAAACCCAAATCCAGTGATGTGACTTCTTTATTGGGTCATCAGAGCCGTTCCACCGCAGAGCTGCGGGTCCATGCACAGTAA
- a CDS encoding cobalamin biosynthesis protein gives MLTLSLLEQPVILLTLAILLSLVLPATRVQQLITLGLQLLGQRLNGERYSPRYLKQAGAAALLCLLLPLAATYWALAVLSPWPHLLEPLLLWCCLDLGRLSRALPTCMRNSADSRPLARLALSPLCLRQTDPLSPLGLYKTLAEVAILRLAADFALLVWYLVAGIYAALLFGLLRYAVQAWSCKLVAWRAFGWLPSLAYRTLAWLPFQALALSLLIYPGSIRAIKAWPQGRLWAFAASGRLLAVVAGGVNVGLGGPRRYTDATDYYPKLGSQQYINEAATRAILWRLVMSLLFWLSLAWAFLLIPLLNG, from the coding sequence ATGTTGACCCTGTCGCTGCTTGAGCAGCCCGTTATTTTGCTCACTTTGGCTATTTTGCTCAGCCTAGTGCTGCCCGCTACTCGGGTACAACAGCTGATAACCCTTGGTCTGCAGTTGCTGGGCCAGCGCTTAAATGGCGAACGTTATAGCCCGCGCTACCTTAAACAAGCTGGGGCCGCCGCCCTGTTGTGTTTGCTGCTGCCGCTAGCGGCCACGTATTGGGCGCTGGCGGTGCTATCCCCTTGGCCGCATTTACTTGAGCCGTTATTGCTGTGGTGCTGTTTAGACCTGGGCAGACTCAGCCGAGCACTTCCCACTTGCATGCGTAATAGCGCGGATAGCAGGCCTTTAGCTCGCTTAGCGCTGTCTCCTTTGTGTTTGCGCCAAACTGATCCTTTATCGCCATTAGGTTTGTATAAAACGCTGGCCGAGGTGGCCATACTGCGCCTTGCTGCGGATTTTGCGTTATTGGTCTGGTATTTAGTGGCCGGTATTTACGCCGCCTTGCTGTTTGGTTTGTTGCGCTACGCGGTGCAAGCTTGGTCTTGTAAGCTGGTGGCGTGGCGCGCCTTTGGTTGGTTGCCCTCGCTGGCTTATCGCACGCTGGCTTGGCTGCCGTTTCAAGCCTTGGCGCTCAGTTTACTGATTTATCCGGGCTCAATACGCGCCATTAAAGCTTGGCCACAAGGTCGGTTGTGGGCGTTTGCCGCCAGTGGCCGGTTATTAGCTGTGGTGGCCGGTGGCGTAAATGTGGGGTTAGGCGGACCGCGACGCTATACGGACGCCACCGATTACTACCCTAAGTTAGGTAGCCAGCAATACATTAATGAAGCCGCTACCCGCGCTATTTTATGGCGCTTGGTGATGAGCTTATTATTTTGGCTGTCATTGGCTTGGGCGTTCTTGTTAATCCCTTTATTGAATGGTTAA
- the mtnN gene encoding 5'-methylthioadenosine/S-adenosylhomocysteine nucleosidase: MTIGIIGAMEQEVAVLRAKLANTHTITVAGCEFYQGTLSGQDVVITRSGIGKVAASVATTLLLERFSPTAVINTGSAGGFDPTLKVGDVIVSSEVRFHDVDVTAFGYEMGQMAQQPAAFVADAKLITLAEACLADQNDINSAVGLICTGDQFMHREDQLHTATTQFPLMKACDMEAAAIAQVCHQFGVPFVVVRALSDIAGKEQAESFEAFLEVAAEHSSLMVQAMLARLAS, from the coding sequence ATGACTATCGGCATTATTGGCGCCATGGAGCAGGAAGTTGCCGTACTTCGTGCCAAATTAGCAAACACCCACACCATTACCGTGGCGGGCTGCGAATTCTATCAAGGCACCCTTTCGGGCCAAGACGTAGTGATTACCCGCTCGGGCATTGGCAAAGTGGCCGCCAGTGTCGCGACCACTTTATTACTGGAGCGTTTTTCGCCAACGGCCGTGATTAATACCGGATCCGCGGGCGGCTTTGACCCCACCCTTAAAGTGGGTGATGTGATTGTGTCCAGTGAAGTGCGTTTTCACGATGTAGACGTGACCGCCTTCGGTTACGAGATGGGTCAAATGGCTCAGCAACCCGCAGCCTTTGTGGCGGATGCTAAGCTGATTACCTTGGCAGAAGCCTGTCTGGCCGATCAGAATGACATTAATTCGGCCGTCGGATTAATTTGTACCGGTGATCAGTTTATGCACCGTGAAGACCAGCTGCATACCGCCACTACTCAGTTCCCGCTGATGAAAGCCTGTGATATGGAAGCCGCGGCCATTGCCCAAGTTTGTCATCAATTTGGCGTGCCTTTTGTGGTAGTGCGCGCGCTGTCTGATATCGCCGGTAAAGAGCAAGCCGAGTCGTTTGAGGCATTTTTGGAAGTGGCCGCTGAGCATTCATCACTGATGGTGCAAGCCATGCTCGCCCGCCTAGCAAGTTAA
- a CDS encoding cobalamin-binding protein translates to MTAHVKLKAHFKTTNGLVSLLVATLLSVAPAYAAERVTEPETKPAQRIISLAPHITELLFAIGAGEQVIALDDASDYPETAKALPKVANYRSLNTERILALSPDLIVAWGSAQSQVVQPLVQLGIKVFFSAPATFDDLSTELSQLGELTGHQAQAAAVVREYEQELTKLRLEYQDRTPLTVFYQIAEVPLMSANSSTWMSQAVTLCGGVNIMADSLAPYPQVNAEQVLAQNPDVIVAADNAELRHWQQWPALQAVANQQLLTVDANLLHRFTPRSTQGIRQLCELLDEVRQARAS, encoded by the coding sequence ATGACTGCTCACGTTAAGCTCAAGGCTCACTTTAAAACCACAAACGGATTGGTTTCACTGTTAGTGGCAACCCTGTTGAGTGTAGCTCCGGCTTACGCAGCAGAGCGAGTAACTGAACCCGAAACCAAGCCCGCACAGCGCATTATTAGCTTGGCGCCGCATATTACCGAGCTATTGTTTGCCATAGGGGCCGGTGAGCAAGTGATCGCCTTAGATGATGCCAGCGATTATCCCGAGACAGCTAAAGCCTTGCCCAAAGTCGCCAACTATCGTTCCTTAAATACCGAGCGCATTTTGGCGCTATCGCCAGACTTAATTGTGGCTTGGGGTTCGGCCCAAAGCCAAGTGGTACAGCCGCTGGTGCAGTTAGGCATAAAGGTGTTTTTTTCCGCACCCGCCACCTTTGATGACTTGAGCACAGAGCTTAGCCAATTAGGTGAGTTAACCGGTCATCAAGCCCAAGCTGCCGCTGTGGTGCGTGAATATGAACAAGAGCTGACTAAGTTACGGCTTGAATATCAAGATCGCACGCCGCTTACCGTGTTTTATCAAATTGCAGAAGTGCCGCTGATGTCAGCCAATAGCAGTACTTGGATGAGTCAGGCCGTCACCTTGTGTGGTGGCGTCAATATCATGGCCGATAGCCTTGCGCCCTATCCACAGGTAAATGCCGAGCAAGTGTTAGCACAAAACCCGGACGTAATTGTGGCCGCCGATAATGCTGAGCTCCGCCACTGGCAACAATGGCCGGCGCTGCAAGCCGTGGCCAATCAGCAGCTACTGACCGTAGATGCCAATTTATTACATCGCTTTACGCCCCGCTCTACACAAGGTATTCGCCAACTTTGCGAACTGTTAGATGAAGTGCGCCAAGCCCGCGCTTCCTAA
- a CDS encoding FAD-dependent oxidoreductase — MSQNVFQFIDVQRVDPAKKPISTRKIEFVEIYEPFSENQVEMQADRCLDCGNPYCEWKCPVHNYIPNWLKLANEGRIFEAADLCHQTNSLPEVCGRVCPQDRLCEGACTLNDEFGAVTIGNIEKYITDKAFELGWRPDMSKVVKTDRKVAVIGAGPAGLACADVLARNGVTPVVFDRYPEIGGLLTFGIPSFKLEKSVMSNRREIFTDMGFEFRLNTEVGKDVSFQSLLEDYDAVFLAVGTYKYLRGGLTNEDAVGVYDALPFLISNANRVLGFEKQTSDYIDMAGKKVVVLGGGDTAMDCVRTSIRQGADEVVCAYRRDEANMPGSRREVQNAREEGVNFMFNLQPTGVQVDANGKVSGVEVVSTQLGEPDANGRRRPEAIAGSEQVLPADVVIMAFGFQPHDQPWLQEFDIKTDQAGCIVAPEQAEFAFQTSNAKIFAGGDAVRGSDLVVTAIAEGRKAAEGIMDYLGV; from the coding sequence ATGAGTCAGAACGTATTTCAGTTTATCGATGTGCAACGGGTTGATCCGGCCAAGAAGCCGATTAGCACCCGTAAAATCGAGTTTGTGGAAATCTACGAACCCTTTTCCGAGAATCAGGTCGAGATGCAAGCCGACCGCTGCCTAGACTGCGGCAACCCTTATTGCGAGTGGAAGTGTCCAGTACACAACTATATTCCCAACTGGCTGAAACTGGCCAACGAGGGCCGCATCTTTGAGGCCGCAGACTTGTGTCACCAAACCAACAGCTTGCCCGAGGTGTGCGGCCGAGTCTGCCCACAAGACCGCTTGTGTGAAGGTGCTTGTACGCTCAACGACGAGTTTGGTGCCGTGACTATCGGTAATATCGAAAAATACATTACCGACAAGGCCTTCGAGCTGGGCTGGCGCCCTGATATGTCAAAGGTAGTGAAAACCGATCGCAAGGTGGCGGTGATTGGTGCGGGCCCAGCGGGCTTGGCCTGTGCCGATGTGCTGGCGCGCAATGGCGTAACCCCTGTGGTATTTGACCGTTATCCGGAAATCGGCGGCTTGCTGACCTTTGGTATTCCCTCTTTCAAGCTGGAAAAGTCGGTGATGAGCAATCGCCGCGAAATCTTTACCGATATGGGCTTTGAGTTTCGCCTCAATACCGAAGTGGGCAAAGACGTTAGCTTTCAGTCGCTGCTTGAGGATTACGATGCGGTGTTTCTAGCGGTGGGCACCTACAAGTATCTGCGTGGCGGTTTGACTAACGAAGATGCCGTGGGAGTTTATGATGCATTGCCGTTTTTGATCTCCAACGCCAATCGCGTGCTGGGTTTCGAAAAACAAACATCTGATTACATCGACATGGCCGGCAAGAAGGTAGTGGTACTGGGCGGTGGCGATACCGCCATGGACTGTGTACGCACCTCTATTCGCCAAGGTGCCGACGAGGTGGTGTGTGCCTATCGTCGCGACGAAGCCAATATGCCGGGCTCGCGCCGCGAGGTGCAAAACGCCCGGGAAGAAGGAGTGAACTTCATGTTCAACCTGCAGCCCACTGGCGTGCAGGTTGATGCCAACGGCAAGGTCAGCGGCGTAGAAGTGGTGTCCACCCAGCTGGGCGAGCCCGATGCTAATGGTCGTCGTCGCCCAGAAGCCATCGCGGGTTCAGAGCAGGTGCTGCCCGCCGATGTGGTGATCATGGCGTTCGGTTTTCAACCCCACGATCAACCTTGGTTGCAGGAGTTTGACATCAAGACTGATCAAGCGGGCTGCATTGTCGCCCCCGAACAGGCCGAGTTTGCCTTTCAGACCAGCAATGCCAAGATCTTCGCCGGCGGCGACGCGGTACGGGGTTCGGATCTGGTGGTCACTGCCATCGCCGAAGGCCGTAAAGCCGCCGAAGGCATCATGGACTATCTCGGGGTCTAA
- the arcB gene encoding aerobic respiration two-component sensor histidine kinase ArcB, with the protein MKPIKTWAQYYVDLMTKLGIVRFSMLLATCIILLAIFIQVGVTLFLRGNVESVDLVRSIFFGLLVTPWAVYFLSVVVDQLEDSRQRLSRLVQRLQQMRERDLELNNELQEKIELLNCQIEETHKAETGRDQAIEDLEAEVYQREKAQMESQERMALLRSFIDTSPDLVYYRNEREEFSGCNRAMENLLGKQEKELIGLTPYDVYPADVAEKVVETDKEVFARNESQTYEQWLQYPDSRRACFELRKVPFFDRNGKRLGLLGFGRDITERKRYQEELEKASRDKTTFISTISHELRTPLNGIVGLSRILLATKLDKAQHQHMKTIHFSAVTLGNIFNDIIDLDKIDRSRLELAPEPMDFPGFLDDLESLARLQAEQKGLYLHFDRDGDIPDWIMADGTRLRQVLWNLVGNAVKFTDEGGVTIRCMADELMVGEITLRFDIEDTGIGIPLSLQEEIFSLYFQVEGDKYATGTGIGLAVSKQLVETMRGTIELDSEPNEGSCFSITIKVPRTSAPVDDPVVAHLPCLSVLLVEDVELNVTVACALLEKLGHQVTVARDGKEAFDCLAEQCFDLVFLDIQLPDMTGFDIAARLRKEAQEQDHSLPPLVALTANVISDKQEYLAKGMDDAISKPLSSKAIKGVLARFFAHKPRVSNRARLLASTPTPPTINSPKLDSPTIAPPITVSPSAEPAINNDESIVLDCVFLNDYVDTVGARILLSSVDMLDDMAVDYLRKLNEFVAAKAQDQIVDEAHKIKGAAGSVGLKRIQQLAQLIQSPEHPDWWQEMAGWSQQLNHDLPGDLAVLRQWLESRV; encoded by the coding sequence ATGAAACCCATAAAAACTTGGGCCCAGTATTACGTAGATTTGATGACCAAATTGGGCATTGTGCGTTTTAGCATGCTGCTGGCCACCTGCATTATCTTGCTGGCTATTTTTATCCAAGTGGGCGTCACGCTATTTTTACGCGGCAACGTGGAGTCGGTAGACTTAGTGCGCTCGATATTCTTTGGCTTATTAGTCACCCCTTGGGCCGTGTATTTTTTATCTGTGGTGGTGGATCAGCTGGAAGACTCGCGCCAGCGCTTGAGTAGGCTGGTGCAGCGGCTGCAACAGATGCGAGAGCGGGACTTGGAGCTGAATAATGAGTTGCAAGAAAAAATCGAACTGCTGAATTGCCAAATAGAAGAAACCCACAAGGCAGAAACCGGCCGTGACCAAGCAATCGAAGATTTAGAAGCGGAAGTCTATCAGCGCGAAAAGGCACAAATGGAGTCGCAAGAGCGCATGGCTTTATTGCGCTCCTTTATCGATACCTCGCCAGATTTGGTGTATTACCGCAACGAGCGCGAAGAGTTCTCCGGCTGTAACCGTGCCATGGAAAACTTACTCGGCAAGCAAGAGAAAGAGCTGATTGGCTTAACGCCTTACGATGTATACCCGGCGGACGTGGCCGAAAAAGTGGTCGAAACCGATAAAGAAGTGTTTGCCCGCAACGAGAGCCAAACCTATGAGCAGTGGCTGCAATATCCCGATAGCCGCCGCGCTTGCTTTGAATTGCGCAAGGTGCCGTTTTTTGATCGTAACGGTAAACGGCTCGGTTTATTAGGTTTTGGTCGTGATATTACCGAGCGTAAGCGCTATCAAGAAGAATTAGAAAAAGCCAGCCGCGATAAAACCACCTTTATCTCCACCATTAGCCATGAGTTGCGCACGCCCTTAAATGGCATTGTGGGCTTAAGCCGTATTTTGCTGGCCACCAAGTTAGACAAAGCCCAGCACCAGCATATGAAAACCATTCACTTTAGCGCCGTGACCTTGGGTAATATTTTTAACGATATTATTGATTTAGATAAAATCGATCGCAGCCGCTTAGAGCTGGCGCCCGAGCCCATGGACTTCCCCGGCTTTCTCGACGATTTAGAAAGCTTAGCGCGCTTGCAGGCCGAGCAAAAAGGCCTGTATTTACACTTTGACCGTGACGGTGATATTCCCGACTGGATCATGGCCGATGGTACCCGCCTAAGGCAGGTGTTGTGGAATCTGGTCGGCAATGCGGTGAAGTTCACCGATGAGGGCGGCGTGACCATTCGTTGCATGGCCGATGAGCTGATGGTGGGTGAAATTACCCTGCGCTTTGATATTGAAGATACCGGGATTGGTATTCCGTTAAGCTTGCAGGAGGAAATATTTTCCCTCTACTTTCAAGTGGAAGGTGATAAATACGCCACCGGTACCGGCATTGGTTTGGCGGTGTCTAAGCAATTGGTGGAAACCATGCGCGGCACTATCGAACTCGACAGCGAACCCAACGAAGGCTCCTGTTTTAGCATCACCATCAAGGTGCCCAGAACCTCGGCACCAGTGGACGATCCGGTAGTGGCGCATCTGCCTTGTTTGTCGGTGTTGTTAGTGGAAGATGTGGAGCTAAACGTCACCGTGGCTTGTGCGTTGTTAGAAAAACTGGGCCATCAAGTGACGGTGGCGCGTGACGGTAAAGAAGCCTTTGACTGCTTGGCCGAGCAGTGCTTTGACTTGGTGTTTTTGGATATTCAACTGCCAGACATGACTGGCTTTGATATCGCCGCGCGCCTGCGTAAAGAGGCCCAAGAACAAGATCACAGCTTGCCGCCTTTAGTGGCGCTCACCGCCAATGTGATCAGCGATAAGCAAGAGTATCTGGCCAAAGGCATGGACGATGCCATTAGCAAGCCTTTGTCGTCTAAGGCCATAAAAGGCGTGTTGGCGCGATTTTTTGCCCATAAACCCAGAGTCAGCAATCGTGCCCGTTTACTGGCCTCAACGCCGACGCCGCCCACTATAAACTCCCCCAAGCTAGACTCACCCACGATAGCCCCACCTATCACAGTCTCTCCCTCTGCAGAGCCTGCAATTAATAATGATGAAAGCATTGTTTTGGACTGCGTGTTTCTTAACGATTATGTAGACACCGTGGGGGCGCGTATTTTGTTGTCGAGCGTAGATATGCTGGACGACATGGCGGTTGATTATCTGCGTAAACTTAATGAATTTGTGGCCGCCAAAGCGCAAGACCAGATAGTGGACGAGGCCCATAAGATTAAAGGAGCGGCAGGTTCTGTGGGCTTAAAGCGTATTCAGCAATTGGCACAACTAATCCAAAGCCCTGAACATCCGGATTGGTGGCAAGAAATGGCCGGCTGGAGCCAGCAGTTAAATCATGATTTACCCGGTGATTTGGCCGTGCTGCGCCAGTGGCTGGAGAGCCGCGTATGA